In Legionella lytica, one genomic interval encodes:
- a CDS encoding conjugal transfer protein TraM, translated as MSEKLDKIVQDIAVKHGVLLGKDDPILMLQTMNEQLIEENRKAQQDLLRLFQEEMEDISSRWKDDAKEKSEKVLNAALASSKEAITRLLHESTKESVQTIKKLISDSLNEAQFLTQRTQKFSRVALVSSATFFIASCMIFLFCTKML; from the coding sequence ATGTCAGAGAAACTTGATAAAATCGTTCAAGACATCGCTGTCAAACATGGTGTACTTTTGGGTAAAGATGATCCAATCCTCATGCTTCAGACTATGAATGAACAACTGATTGAGGAAAATCGAAAAGCCCAACAGGATCTGCTGAGACTGTTCCAAGAGGAAATGGAAGACATTTCCTCACGATGGAAAGATGATGCCAAAGAAAAATCTGAAAAGGTTCTCAATGCGGCATTGGCTAGTAGTAAAGAAGCAATAACCAGATTGCTGCATGAATCTACTAAAGAATCGGTTCAAACTATTAAAAAATTGATCTCCGACTCATTGAATGAAGCCCAATTCTTAACGCAAAGGACACAAAAATTCAGTCGGGTAGCATTGGTATCATCTGCCACATTTTTTATTGCCTCTTGTATGATTTTCTTATTCTGTACGAAAATGCTGTAA
- a CDS encoding ArsA-related P-loop ATPase, producing the protein MAKIHITLQGKGGVGKSFISATTAQYKQHKGHTPLCIDTDPINSTFHGFKALNVDHIQVMSGDEINPRLFDALIEKIASTTNDVVIDNGASSFVPLSHYLISNQVPALLKELGHEMVIHTVITGGQALFDTINGFAQLIDQFANEAQFVVWLNPYWGAIEHEGKAFEQLKAYRDNKDRISALIQIPDLKKETYGRDLTEMLQQKLTFDEVLATPEKSIMTRQRLKIVRDQLFEQLDSARVI; encoded by the coding sequence ATGGCAAAAATACATATCACACTGCAGGGAAAAGGCGGTGTCGGCAAATCATTTATTTCAGCAACAACCGCACAATACAAACAACACAAAGGTCACACTCCGCTGTGTATTGACACCGACCCTATCAATTCAACCTTTCATGGCTTTAAGGCTCTAAACGTCGATCATATTCAAGTTATGAGTGGTGATGAAATTAACCCCCGTCTTTTTGATGCTCTCATTGAAAAAATTGCCTCCACAACCAATGATGTAGTCATTGACAACGGTGCCAGTTCTTTTGTACCGCTATCTCATTACCTCATCAGCAACCAAGTTCCCGCGTTGTTAAAGGAACTAGGCCATGAAATGGTGATTCATACTGTCATCACCGGAGGCCAGGCTTTATTCGATACCATTAATGGCTTTGCACAACTGATTGACCAGTTTGCAAATGAAGCTCAGTTTGTAGTCTGGCTCAATCCCTATTGGGGAGCCATAGAGCATGAAGGAAAAGCATTTGAACAACTGAAAGCCTACCGAGATAATAAAGACAGAATATCAGCCTTGATTCAAATCCCCGATCTAAAAAAAGAAACATACGGCAGAGATCTAACCGAAATGCTTCAACAAAAGCTGACCTTCGATGAAGTCCTGGCTACGCCAGAGAAAAGCATTATGACCCGTCAACGTTTAAAAATCGTTCGCGATCAACTATTTGAACAGCTGGATAGCGCCAGGGTGATCTAA
- a CDS encoding TraK family protein gives MGNSLSERIAAKQMLRKASAKSVNKAAFLALKNDIASALADGWSIKLVWETLVEEGKISFSYKTFCGYVARLIAAEKKPSMQENTKEDEKAKSKTKTEIRGFTFNPKPNLEELL, from the coding sequence ATGGGAAACTCCCTCAGCGAACGAATCGCAGCAAAGCAAATGTTAAGAAAAGCCTCTGCTAAATCTGTAAATAAAGCCGCATTTCTTGCATTAAAAAATGATATCGCTTCAGCGCTAGCTGACGGCTGGTCTATAAAGCTTGTCTGGGAAACATTAGTTGAGGAAGGCAAAATCTCATTTTCATATAAAACTTTTTGTGGCTATGTAGCACGTTTGATTGCTGCAGAAAAAAAGCCATCTATGCAGGAAAACACCAAGGAAGATGAAAAGGCTAAAAGTAAAACAAAAACTGAAATTCGCGGTTTTACTTTTAATCCCAAACCCAACTTGGAGGAACTCTTGTAA
- the traJ gene encoding conjugal transfer transcriptional regulator TraJ produces the protein MDDKSKSPTRKNGRHLRVPVLPNEEKQIKANAASVGLSIAEYLRRISLGYQLQSAIDKDHILQLAKINADVGRLGGLLKLWLTQDKRVAHFDYATVMTLLKKIRVLQEAMFDVVKKL, from the coding sequence ATGGACGATAAAAGCAAATCCCCCACTCGAAAAAACGGGCGCCATCTCCGTGTGCCAGTTCTTCCCAATGAAGAAAAACAAATTAAAGCCAATGCCGCCAGTGTTGGTTTGTCGATTGCCGAATATTTAAGACGAATCAGCCTTGGTTACCAGTTGCAAAGCGCTATAGATAAAGACCATATTCTTCAGCTTGCCAAAATCAATGCCGATGTTGGCAGGCTTGGTGGCTTGTTAAAACTCTGGTTGACTCAGGATAAGCGTGTTGCCCATTTTGACTATGCTACGGTAATGACGCTGCTCAAGAAAATCAGGGTGTTGCAGGAAGCTATGTTCGATGTGGTGAAAAAGTTATGA
- the traI gene encoding TraI/MobA(P) family conjugative relaxase — MIIRHIPMKTARLSSFAGLVQYITDPQDKQERVGKISLTNCNSIDPAWAVQEILATQAKNQRATADKTYHLLISFASGEILSDNLLNTIEDRVVSSIGFKEHKRISTIHHDTDNLHIHVAINKIHPKTFNMIEPYRAYRTFAEVATCLEIEFGLQTTNHQTRKGRSENIADDMEQHAGIESLINWMKRHCKDQMEAAASWYELHRILEAHSLTIKLRANGFVFCDKKGLIVKASSVSRNFSKKNLLAKLGEFIPVSFQAKTASQNTYRYEPLNKTQSNSELYARYRDERLNNKTILADKLKNLRTAKICAIEKVKKRARLKRKALKLMRMPSIQKKILYGQISKTLLEEIAKIRNNYSAQRQQHIDGHQNRTWADWLRYKAENGDQDALTAMRSQNRKNKGKYSISGGRADTASADFNILDSITKEGTEIYKYGKTVIRNNGHEIKISRGAFIDSLKKALEMAQRQYGNCIRVNGSPLFKKIILQIVIQHNLPITFADPDVEAQRIKLKQGTDNEHPRRNRYGHGRRIAANDETVGARGRKKRGKTRTKPNSHRARRSSPAENQNGMRDLSQLDVVQFAERGEVLLQDHAHDQLERERLKPDNHVRW, encoded by the coding sequence ATGATTATTCGTCATATCCCTATGAAGACAGCGCGGTTAAGTAGCTTTGCCGGTCTCGTTCAATACATCACTGATCCCCAGGATAAACAGGAACGGGTGGGCAAGATTAGCCTGACTAATTGTAACAGCATCGATCCGGCCTGGGCTGTTCAGGAAATATTGGCGACTCAGGCCAAAAATCAACGGGCTACCGCAGACAAAACATATCACTTATTGATCTCCTTCGCCTCAGGGGAAATCCTGTCTGATAATCTGTTGAATACTATCGAAGATCGGGTTGTGTCCTCTATTGGGTTTAAAGAGCACAAAAGAATCAGTACCATCCACCACGACACGGATAATCTTCACATCCATGTTGCCATCAATAAAATCCATCCTAAAACCTTCAACATGATTGAGCCATACAGAGCCTACAGAACATTCGCTGAAGTGGCCACCTGCCTGGAAATTGAGTTTGGACTGCAAACAACCAACCATCAAACTCGAAAAGGACGGTCGGAAAATATAGCCGATGATATGGAACAGCATGCCGGTATAGAAAGCTTGATCAACTGGATGAAACGCCATTGCAAGGATCAAATGGAGGCAGCTGCGAGCTGGTATGAGTTACACCGAATATTGGAAGCGCATAGCCTAACCATAAAACTCAGAGCTAATGGATTTGTTTTCTGTGACAAGAAGGGACTTATAGTTAAAGCCAGTTCTGTTTCCCGTAATTTTTCCAAAAAGAACCTGCTGGCCAAACTGGGGGAATTTATACCCGTCTCATTTCAAGCTAAGACTGCTTCGCAAAACACTTATCGTTATGAACCGCTTAATAAGACCCAATCTAATTCCGAGCTATATGCCCGTTATCGTGATGAACGGCTTAATAACAAAACCATCCTTGCAGACAAGCTCAAAAACCTGCGGACAGCCAAGATCTGTGCCATTGAAAAAGTCAAAAAGCGAGCCAGGTTAAAACGAAAGGCCTTGAAATTAATGAGGATGCCGAGCATTCAGAAAAAAATTCTGTATGGGCAAATCAGCAAGACTCTCCTGGAGGAGATTGCGAAAATCCGCAACAACTATTCCGCTCAACGCCAACAGCATATTGATGGACATCAAAATCGAACTTGGGCTGATTGGTTGAGGTATAAGGCAGAGAATGGTGATCAAGATGCTTTGACCGCAATGCGTTCTCAAAATCGAAAGAACAAAGGCAAATACTCCATATCCGGGGGCAGGGCAGATACTGCTTCAGCCGATTTTAATATTCTTGATTCAATCACCAAGGAAGGTACAGAAATATACAAATATGGCAAAACGGTCATCAGAAATAATGGCCATGAAATCAAAATTTCCAGAGGCGCTTTTATTGACTCATTAAAAAAGGCGCTAGAAATGGCTCAACGACAATACGGCAATTGCATTCGGGTCAACGGCTCACCGCTATTTAAAAAAATCATCCTGCAAATCGTGATCCAACACAACCTGCCAATCACCTTTGCTGATCCGGATGTGGAAGCCCAACGAATTAAACTCAAACAGGGGACTGATAATGAACATCCAAGACGAAACCGATATGGCCATGGAAGAAGAATTGCTGCAAACGATGAAACTGTTGGAGCAAGAGGCAGAAAAAAGCGAGGCAAAACAAGAACAAAGCCCAACTCTCACCGTGCTCGACGCAGCTCGCCGGCCGAAAATCAAAACGGCATGCGAGACCTGTCCCAACTCGATGTGGTTCAGTTCGCCGAACGAGGTGAAGTGTTATTGCAGGATCATGCACATGATCAGTTGGAGCGGGAAAGACTCAAACCTGATAACCATGTGCGATGGTAA
- a CDS encoding hemerythrin domain-containing protein — MSSELLNRRNFLKKAALVVGGSLIASPLLLASPILNLDKKEEEEVSPNEDLMREHGILRRIILIYREAIHRMNEKQELNPALINKSATIIRHFIEEYHEKLEENFLFPRFEKKGRLVDLVSTLKIQHQAGRKLTDYILEASSSKHFKSHNKNFIEVLYQFINMYESHAAREDTVLFPAFKAIVSDSEYQEMGEQFEEEEHKRFGKDGFDGMVSQVEAIEKELHIYDLAKFTPQSIFGEKI; from the coding sequence ATGTCATCTGAGCTATTAAATCGCCGAAATTTTCTTAAAAAAGCGGCTCTAGTGGTTGGTGGCTCATTAATAGCCAGCCCCCTGCTTTTAGCAAGCCCAATCCTCAATCTTGATAAAAAAGAGGAAGAAGAAGTCTCCCCTAATGAGGACTTAATGAGGGAGCATGGTATCCTGCGCCGCATCATTCTTATTTATCGGGAAGCCATTCATCGAATGAATGAAAAACAGGAGTTAAATCCTGCCCTTATTAATAAATCAGCCACCATCATTCGGCATTTTATTGAAGAGTATCATGAAAAACTTGAAGAAAATTTTCTGTTTCCACGGTTTGAAAAGAAAGGTCGGCTGGTTGATTTGGTAAGCACCCTTAAAATTCAGCATCAGGCAGGAAGGAAATTAACCGATTACATTTTAGAAGCATCAAGTTCGAAACACTTTAAATCCCATAATAAGAATTTTATCGAAGTCTTATATCAATTCATTAACATGTATGAGTCACATGCGGCAAGAGAGGATACGGTTCTGTTCCCCGCTTTCAAGGCTATTGTTTCAGACAGCGAATACCAGGAAATGGGTGAGCAATTTGAAGAAGAAGAGCATAAACGATTCGGTAAAGATGGATTTGATGGGATGGTGTCCCAAGTAGAAGCGATTGAAAAGGAATTACATATTTATGACCTCGCAAAATTTACGCCCCAATCCATTTTCGGAGAAAAGATTTGA
- a CDS encoding undecaprenyl-diphosphatase encodes MEHLNFNWFHQINASENISNYQLWVGIFTAKYLVFFIVIGLVFIWVLGDSKKRYTLFLAFGASLFALLINWGISLLWFHPRPFMLGIGHTYLPHAPDSSFPSDHFTALCAICFVYLWRESTEAITSFILVLSSFLVGWARIYVGVHFPFDMLGGAIVALLSASIIIYISPLIHQYVFPLSEQLHEIVFVKLIRKQVK; translated from the coding sequence ATGGAGCATCTAAACTTCAATTGGTTTCATCAAATTAATGCCAGTGAAAACATATCCAACTATCAGTTGTGGGTTGGTATTTTTACCGCGAAATATCTCGTCTTTTTTATTGTGATAGGGCTTGTGTTCATATGGGTACTAGGTGACTCAAAAAAGCGCTATACTCTATTTTTAGCATTTGGCGCTAGTTTATTTGCATTACTCATTAATTGGGGAATTAGTCTCCTATGGTTTCATCCGCGACCATTTATGTTGGGTATTGGACATACTTACCTTCCTCATGCCCCAGATAGTTCATTTCCCAGTGATCACTTTACAGCTCTCTGTGCTATTTGTTTCGTTTATCTGTGGCGGGAATCAACGGAAGCTATAACAAGTTTTATACTTGTATTGTCGTCTTTTTTGGTTGGTTGGGCTCGTATTTATGTGGGTGTGCATTTTCCTTTTGATATGTTAGGAGGTGCTATTGTTGCTTTGCTTTCTGCAAGCATCATAATTTATATTTCCCCCCTAATTCATCAATATGTATTTCCACTTTCTGAGCAACTTCACGAAATAGTATTTGTAAAACTAATACGTAAACAAGTGAAGTGA
- the chrA gene encoding chromate efflux transporter, with product MIDQKYKKERVTITSIFLIFLKLGCISFGGPIAHLGYFRDEFVGRLKWLSDHAYADLVALCQFLPGPASSQVGIALGLSKGGVRGAIAAWLGFTLPSALLMVIFGLALIKMGIHDNPPWIHGLKVVAVAVVAQALWGMSVSLCPDKTRASLAVLACIGSSIIPYASGQIAMIVLGGLFGLFFLSPEKSLPTSELRINLSRRTGIIVLLTFFILLTLLPILSFYIASYPMQLFESFYRAGSLVFGGGHVVLPLLQAKVVPNGWVDNSLFLAGYGAAQALPGPLFTFAAFLGAVSTSTPNGWLGASIALVAIFLPSFLLIIGALPLWANLRQHPSMQRAILGINASVVGLLLTAFYQPVWTSAIFSLNDYLLAMTAFLLLQFWRVPAWIVVLFCAVSAGLGWH from the coding sequence TTGATTGACCAAAAGTATAAAAAGGAACGGGTAACCATAACGAGCATTTTTCTGATTTTTTTAAAATTGGGATGCATTAGCTTTGGTGGTCCCATAGCGCATCTTGGTTATTTCCGTGATGAGTTTGTAGGTCGATTAAAATGGCTGAGTGACCATGCCTATGCTGATTTGGTTGCATTATGTCAATTTTTGCCAGGACCAGCGAGTAGCCAAGTGGGTATTGCACTTGGCCTGTCAAAAGGTGGCGTTCGAGGTGCCATAGCTGCCTGGCTTGGATTTACTCTACCTTCTGCTTTGCTGATGGTGATATTTGGCCTTGCTCTTATCAAGATGGGTATTCATGATAATCCTCCCTGGATTCATGGTTTGAAAGTAGTTGCTGTGGCAGTTGTTGCTCAAGCACTTTGGGGCATGAGCGTTTCTTTATGTCCTGACAAAACAAGAGCAAGCCTTGCAGTGTTGGCTTGCATTGGTTCAAGCATCATTCCTTATGCCAGTGGACAAATAGCGATGATAGTGCTTGGCGGTCTTTTTGGTTTGTTTTTTCTTTCTCCTGAAAAATCACTTCCTACCAGTGAGTTGAGAATTAATCTTAGTAGACGCACAGGGATTATTGTGTTGCTTACTTTTTTTATTTTACTCACTTTGCTACCGATTTTGTCTTTTTATATCGCAAGCTATCCTATGCAATTATTTGAATCCTTTTATCGAGCTGGTTCTTTGGTCTTTGGTGGGGGACATGTGGTTTTACCTCTGTTGCAAGCCAAGGTTGTTCCGAATGGTTGGGTCGATAACTCTCTTTTTCTTGCAGGATATGGGGCTGCTCAAGCTCTACCTGGGCCTCTTTTTACATTCGCAGCATTCCTTGGTGCGGTGTCGACAAGCACACCAAATGGATGGCTTGGCGCGAGCATTGCCTTAGTTGCTATCTTTTTGCCTTCATTTTTATTGATAATTGGAGCATTACCTTTATGGGCAAACCTGCGCCAACATCCTTCCATGCAAAGAGCCATACTGGGAATAAACGCATCAGTGGTAGGTTTGTTATTAACCGCATTTTACCAACCCGTTTGGACCAGTGCTATTTTTTCGTTAAATGATTATTTGTTAGCAATGACTGCTTTTCTTTTGCTCCAATTTTGGCGGGTTCCAGCATGGATTGTTGTCCTTTTTTGTGCAGTATCGGCCGGATTAGGATGGCATTAA
- a CDS encoding DoxX family protein — translation MEFRKLQWSLIKTEDSSVTILIRLLVSFVFLPEGIQKLIFPAILGSGRFAQIGIPFPDIMGPFVGITEITCGLLILLGLVTRLAAIPLIIIMIVAIISTKIPILLGHDWWMFHVAKFSRYGFWSMMHEIRTDVCMLLASIYLLIRGGGRWAIDAWIFTEQAFLD, via the coding sequence ATGGAATTTCGAAAATTACAATGGAGTTTGATAAAAACAGAAGATTCTTCAGTAACTATTTTAATCAGGCTCTTGGTGAGTTTTGTATTTCTTCCAGAAGGAATACAGAAATTGATATTCCCCGCTATTTTAGGCAGTGGGCGATTCGCCCAGATTGGAATTCCCTTCCCCGATATCATGGGGCCATTTGTAGGAATAACTGAAATAACATGTGGTTTATTAATTCTATTGGGTTTAGTCACTCGGCTGGCAGCTATCCCTCTAATTATTATTATGATAGTGGCTATTATTTCAACTAAAATACCTATTCTGCTCGGACACGACTGGTGGATGTTTCATGTCGCCAAATTTTCACGTTATGGTTTTTGGAGCATGATGCACGAAATCCGTACGGATGTGTGTATGCTTTTAGCTTCTATTTATTTGTTGATTAGGGGCGGAGGACGATGGGCAATTGACGCATGGATTTTTACTGAACAAGCATTCTTAGACTGA
- the traF gene encoding conjugative transfer signal peptidase TraF, translating into MKKLSAIISIFLISLIVVGTLFHAMGFRINLTESIPIGLYRVTSEAPIKNTYVIFCPDNRESFGLARDRGYIDHGLYCDGYGYLMKKVVAVSGDILSVTNKGVFVNHILTPYSKPKLQDGMKRDLPQWQVMNYQLQKDEVMTMTSQSEWSFDGRYYGLVHTKQIKGMITPIWVINKRGNTHES; encoded by the coding sequence ATGAAAAAACTGTCAGCCATCATCTCTATTTTCTTGATCAGCCTTATTGTTGTAGGCACACTATTTCATGCCATGGGTTTTAGGATAAACCTGACTGAATCCATTCCTATAGGCTTATATCGCGTTACCAGCGAAGCCCCTATCAAAAATACTTATGTGATTTTTTGTCCTGATAACAGAGAGTCATTTGGGTTAGCGAGGGATAGAGGTTATATAGACCATGGTCTTTACTGTGATGGATATGGTTACTTAATGAAAAAAGTGGTGGCTGTTTCTGGCGATATCCTCTCTGTGACCAATAAAGGGGTATTTGTTAATCACATACTAACCCCCTATTCAAAACCAAAACTACAGGATGGGATGAAGCGTGACTTACCTCAATGGCAAGTAATGAATTACCAACTCCAAAAAGATGAAGTGATGACTATGACCAGTCAAAGCGAATGGTCATTTGATGGTCGATATTATGGTCTTGTTCATACGAAACAAATCAAAGGAATGATCACACCCATATGGGTTATTAATAAACGGGGGAATACACATGAGTCATGA
- a CDS encoding type IV secretory system conjugative DNA transfer family protein: MSQNKPNKAIGPQVREKNHGKINRTLVLLVICSFLFSMQIGTQFFAHQFHYTDALGGAFAPIYMPWQIFIWAIKYQPYYPDSFNAAFGLIVMMGCLFLMMIVLASKYFKKNNVSDYLHGSARWANWEDLNNASLIGHDEGVYVGAFEDDKGAIHYLRHNGPEHVLTYAPTRSGKGVGLVIPTLLSWKHSCVITDLKGELWAMTAGWRQKHATNKVIRFEPATLKGSARWNPLDEIRVSTESEVGDVQNLATLVVDPDGKGLETHWQKTSQALLVGFILHAIYKLNNQGEPATFPNIDRMLVDPNINIADLLIEMTQYPHVEGKTHPVISASARDMIDRPEEEAGSVLSTLKSYLALYRDPVVAHNVSASDFCIRDLMNHENPVSLYIVTQPNDKARLQPLVRVMINMIVRLLADRMEFERVSDDKGLSYVSAKKTYKHRLLCMIDEFPSLGKLDILQESLAFVAGYGLKFYLICQDINQLKSRERGYGPDETITSNCHIQNAYPPNRVETAEHLSKLTGQTTIVKEHITTSGKRFSTFLNQISKTVQEISRPLLTIDECLRMPGPKKDANGLIIEAGDMVVYAAGFPAIYGKQPLYFKDPIFMARASVEAPVHSDILRTRLSEDEVIRL; encoded by the coding sequence ATGAGCCAAAACAAACCTAATAAAGCTATAGGTCCTCAAGTCAGAGAAAAAAATCACGGCAAGATAAATAGAACGTTAGTCTTATTAGTGATTTGCTCTTTCTTATTCAGCATGCAAATTGGAACTCAGTTTTTCGCGCATCAATTTCACTATACTGATGCCCTTGGAGGGGCATTTGCACCTATTTATATGCCTTGGCAGATTTTTATCTGGGCTATTAAGTATCAACCCTATTACCCAGATTCTTTTAATGCTGCCTTTGGCCTCATTGTTATGATGGGTTGTCTGTTTTTAATGATGATAGTGTTGGCCTCCAAGTATTTTAAAAAGAACAATGTGAGTGACTACCTCCATGGTTCAGCCAGATGGGCTAATTGGGAGGACTTAAACAATGCAAGCCTCATTGGACATGATGAAGGAGTTTATGTTGGCGCGTTTGAAGATGACAAAGGAGCAATTCATTATCTACGCCATAATGGGCCAGAGCATGTTTTAACTTATGCACCAACGCGCTCAGGCAAAGGTGTTGGTCTTGTGATTCCCACCCTTCTATCGTGGAAACATTCTTGCGTCATCACTGATTTAAAAGGCGAGCTTTGGGCAATGACTGCTGGATGGAGGCAGAAACATGCTACCAACAAGGTCATTCGATTTGAACCTGCAACGTTAAAAGGAAGCGCACGCTGGAACCCTCTGGATGAAATAAGAGTAAGTACGGAATCAGAGGTGGGTGACGTACAAAATTTGGCAACACTTGTGGTTGATCCCGATGGTAAGGGGTTGGAAACCCACTGGCAGAAAACCTCTCAAGCCCTTCTAGTTGGTTTTATTCTACATGCGATTTATAAACTGAACAACCAGGGAGAGCCAGCCACATTTCCTAACATTGACCGCATGCTGGTTGATCCCAATATTAACATTGCTGACCTGCTCATTGAAATGACCCAATACCCGCATGTTGAGGGTAAAACCCATCCTGTTATATCAGCCTCGGCTCGTGACATGATAGATAGACCGGAAGAAGAAGCAGGCTCTGTGTTATCTACTTTAAAATCTTATCTGGCGTTATATCGCGATCCAGTGGTTGCGCATAACGTATCTGCATCAGATTTTTGTATCCGCGATTTAATGAATCATGAAAATCCCGTGAGCCTCTATATCGTTACTCAACCCAATGACAAGGCAAGGCTTCAGCCTCTGGTTAGAGTCATGATAAATATGATAGTGAGACTATTGGCCGACAGAATGGAATTTGAGCGTGTGTCCGATGACAAAGGATTATCTTATGTTAGTGCTAAAAAAACGTATAAACATCGACTGCTTTGCATGATTGATGAATTTCCAAGCCTTGGGAAACTCGACATACTACAAGAGTCATTAGCTTTTGTTGCCGGCTATGGTTTAAAGTTTTACTTAATTTGTCAGGACATTAATCAGCTTAAAAGCCGTGAACGAGGCTATGGCCCCGATGAAACCATCACTTCAAATTGTCATATCCAAAATGCTTATCCTCCCAACAGAGTTGAAACCGCAGAACATCTGTCCAAGCTGACAGGTCAAACAACTATTGTTAAAGAACACATTACCACCAGTGGCAAACGCTTTTCTACGTTCTTAAATCAAATATCAAAAACCGTTCAGGAAATATCAAGACCTCTTTTAACGATTGATGAGTGTCTACGTATGCCAGGACCTAAAAAAGATGCTAATGGCCTGATTATTGAGGCTGGGGATATGGTTGTATATGCAGCGGGCTTCCCTGCTATTTATGGTAAACAACCTCTTTACTTTAAAGATCCGATCTTCATGGCAAGAGCATCCGTTGAGGCTCCTGTCCACTCAGATATTTTACGTACTCGTTTAAGTGAAGATGAGGTCATCAGGTTATGA
- the trbL gene encoding P-type conjugative transfer protein TrbL → MNKKITPYFILFCLLGFSACCHAQGHGMDSRDLLDNILQRFASTSALWSKTMLSYARYLFWSLALISMVWTYGLMALRKADIQEFLSETVRFFVVVGFFYWILDNGPAIAKAIIDSMRQLAAKASGINEHVSPSDIVDVGFDIVSKAIDSSSIWSPAATTVGLLVAGVILIILALVSINMLIILITAWILTYGGIVLLGFGGGRWTQDIAINYYKTVLGIALQAFAMILIIGIGKSFVDQYYAAMSENIMLKEMFVMLVVAVLLLVLIDKIPPALAGIVSGGGSGGGLGLGGAMGAAGIAGAAMAGAAGTALAQSGGGLSALNAAFKAASQSTNSGETSTLSGMDKGSRTGGLAEAMGTAAKFAGSFGQHLASGTMDVAREKANSIKESIAEKIADTTGGKIAEAIQSNANSSTSESQESNAQNILSMGTPAGSLSSGVEASDEVSQFVNQKASGESQ, encoded by the coding sequence ATGAATAAAAAAATAACTCCCTATTTTATTCTTTTTTGCTTACTTGGGTTTTCTGCTTGCTGCCATGCTCAGGGGCATGGCATGGATAGTCGTGATTTGCTGGATAATATTTTACAACGGTTTGCCAGCACATCCGCGCTATGGAGCAAAACCATGTTGAGTTATGCCAGATATCTGTTCTGGTCTTTGGCATTAATCAGTATGGTGTGGACTTACGGCTTGATGGCATTGCGAAAAGCAGACATTCAAGAATTCTTGAGCGAAACGGTACGATTTTTTGTGGTTGTCGGTTTTTTCTATTGGATTTTAGACAATGGACCTGCAATTGCAAAAGCAATCATAGACTCCATGCGGCAACTTGCAGCAAAGGCTTCTGGAATTAATGAGCATGTCTCTCCTTCTGATATTGTGGATGTTGGGTTTGATATTGTCTCAAAAGCTATAGACAGTTCATCCATCTGGTCCCCTGCAGCAACTACAGTTGGTTTGCTCGTTGCCGGGGTCATTCTGATTATTCTAGCTTTAGTCAGTATTAACATGCTCATTATCTTAATCACCGCCTGGATCTTAACCTATGGTGGCATTGTTTTATTAGGGTTTGGTGGTGGCCGTTGGACGCAGGATATTGCGATTAACTACTACAAAACCGTATTGGGTATCGCATTGCAAGCTTTTGCCATGATTTTGATTATTGGTATCGGTAAATCTTTTGTAGATCAATATTACGCAGCGATGTCTGAAAACATCATGCTTAAAGAAATGTTTGTCATGCTGGTTGTTGCCGTACTGTTATTGGTTCTTATTGACAAAATTCCGCCTGCTTTAGCTGGCATTGTGTCCGGAGGTGGTTCTGGCGGTGGACTCGGTCTTGGTGGAGCTATGGGAGCCGCTGGAATTGCAGGTGCTGCCATGGCAGGCGCAGCAGGCACCGCACTTGCCCAAAGTGGTGGTGGATTATCCGCACTTAATGCCGCGTTTAAAGCAGCCAGTCAATCAACCAATTCTGGTGAAACAAGTACACTGTCAGGAATGGATAAAGGTTCCAGAACTGGTGGTTTAGCTGAAGCAATGGGAACTGCTGCCAAATTTGCAGGTTCATTTGGGCAACATTTAGCCTCAGGCACTATGGATGTTGCTCGCGAGAAAGCGAATTCAATTAAAGAATCGATTGCTGAGAAAATCGCGGACACAACGGGTGGTAAAATTGCGGAGGCAATACAAAGTAATGCGAATTCATCCACTTCTGAATCACAAGAATCCAATGCGCAAAATATTTTATCCATGGGCACGCCTGCGGGTAGCCTTAGTTCAGGAGTTGAAGCTTCAGATGAGGTGAGCCAATTTGTGAACCAAAAGGCATCTGGAGAGAGCCAATGA